In Ruminiclostridium papyrosolvens DSM 2782, the following proteins share a genomic window:
- a CDS encoding ATP-binding protein, whose translation MKQLLILSGKGGTGKTTVASAFIKLSNCKSFADCDVDAPNLHLVMSENMEPVINDFYGFQKAFIDNSKCINCGLCEENCHFGAIRNFEVSVYECEGCGVCCEICPQNAVSMTEYASGSLKLYKSQNKVFSTAKLKMGSGASGKLVTAVKKQLLKEAHNSELVIIDGSPGIGCPVIASISGANLVLIVTEPTVSGIHDMKRIIKTAKQFGTACIVCINKFDVEMDNTKKIEAYCNEIQIPVVGRIPFDNTVIKAVNNFKSIDEYQDSKAAKAIKTIWNTIYENYLLSK comes from the coding sequence ATGAAACAACTTCTTATTCTTAGCGGAAAAGGTGGAACAGGAAAGACAACTGTAGCAAGCGCATTTATAAAGCTTAGCAACTGTAAGTCTTTTGCAGACTGTGATGTGGACGCTCCTAATCTTCATCTGGTAATGTCGGAAAATATGGAACCGGTAATAAATGATTTTTACGGTTTTCAAAAAGCCTTTATAGATAATTCAAAATGTATAAACTGCGGTTTATGTGAAGAAAATTGCCATTTTGGTGCCATAAGAAATTTTGAAGTTTCCGTATACGAATGTGAAGGCTGCGGGGTCTGTTGTGAAATTTGTCCGCAAAATGCCGTTTCAATGACAGAGTATGCTTCGGGAAGCCTGAAACTGTACAAAAGTCAAAATAAAGTATTTTCAACTGCAAAACTGAAAATGGGAAGTGGTGCTTCAGGAAAACTGGTAACAGCAGTCAAAAAGCAGCTTTTAAAAGAGGCACATAACAGTGAATTGGTTATAATCGACGGCTCTCCGGGTATAGGTTGCCCGGTTATAGCGTCCATAAGCGGTGCAAATCTGGTATTAATAGTGACTGAACCCACTGTTTCGGGTATCCATGACATGAAAAGGATTATAAAAACAGCAAAACAGTTTGGTACTGCCTGCATAGTGTGTATTAACAAATTTGATGTAGAGATGGATAATACAAAAAAAATCGAAGCTTATTGTAATGAAATACAAATACCTGTTGTAGGACGAATTCCGTTCGATAACACTGTAATAAAAGCAGTTAATAATTTTAAAAGTATTGATGAATATCAGGACAGCAAGGCTGCCAAAGCAATCAAAACAATTTGGAATACAATCTATGAAAATTATTTATTGTCAAAATAA
- a CDS encoding flavin reductase family protein: MSKKQANMKSCIQPMPKVLVSCRGLNNENNALAVAYCGNCSYDPPMVMVGIVPTRYSYQMIKESGCFVVNLVDANYKEAFDYLGNNSKRDGDKLSAMNVKLEEGKKVNAPILSDCPVNIECTIVDSIVTGSHEIFIGKVKYVHAQKELVDEKGNIDFSKIKFV, encoded by the coding sequence ATGTCAAAAAAGCAAGCAAATATGAAATCCTGTATTCAACCGATGCCAAAGGTACTTGTCTCATGCAGAGGCCTGAACAATGAAAACAATGCTCTTGCAGTTGCATATTGCGGAAATTGCAGCTATGATCCTCCCATGGTTATGGTAGGTATCGTACCAACCCGTTACTCCTATCAAATGATTAAGGAATCAGGATGCTTTGTTGTAAACCTTGTAGACGCAAACTACAAGGAAGCCTTTGATTATCTGGGTAACAATAGCAAAAGGGATGGGGATAAGCTTTCCGCTATGAATGTAAAACTTGAAGAAGGTAAAAAGGTAAATGCTCCCATCCTTAGTGACTGTCCTGTAAATATTGAATGTACAATTGTTGATTCAATTGTTACCGGCTCACATGAGATTTTTATCGGAAAAGTAAAGTATGTTCATGCTCAAAAAGAACTTGTTGATGAAAAAGGTAATATTGATTTTTCAAAAATCAAATTCGTATAG
- a CDS encoding NifB/NifX family molybdenum-iron cluster-binding protein: protein MKIVIPAETKNKDIPVCPSFGRTPYFALYDTENGKYEFLDNTATASQGGAGIKAAQLLVDNEAKVLITYRCGENAADVLNAAKIKILKAQDGTVQENIAKYNEGKLAGLTEIHPGFHNHGGNQS, encoded by the coding sequence ATGAAGATTGTTATACCCGCAGAAACTAAAAATAAAGATATTCCGGTTTGTCCGTCATTTGGACGTACGCCATATTTTGCACTTTATGATACAGAAAATGGTAAGTATGAATTTCTGGATAATACAGCCACCGCGAGTCAAGGAGGAGCAGGGATTAAAGCTGCTCAGTTGCTGGTGGACAATGAAGCAAAAGTACTAATCACTTACCGTTGTGGTGAAAATGCCGCAGATGTACTTAATGCAGCTAAAATTAAAATTCTTAAAGCTCAGGATGGAACTGTTCAAGAGAATATTGCTAAGTATAACGAAGGAAAGCTGGCCGGATTAACTGAAATTCATCCGGGATTTCATAACCACGGAGGTAATCAAAGTTGA
- a CDS encoding NifB/NifX family molybdenum-iron cluster-binding protein, producing the protein MKVAVASEGKMVTEHFGHCEGFTLFEVQDNQISRKEFIPNPGHRPGFLPNFLNDKGVNVIISGGMGGGAIEIFNEKGIEVITGASGDAETVVQNYLQGSLKSTGSVCHEHQHADECGH; encoded by the coding sequence ATGAAAGTAGCAGTTGCCAGCGAAGGAAAAATGGTAACCGAACATTTCGGACATTGTGAGGGATTCACTCTTTTTGAAGTACAAGATAATCAGATTAGCCGTAAGGAGTTTATTCCAAATCCTGGACACAGGCCGGGGTTTTTGCCGAATTTCTTAAATGACAAAGGTGTAAATGTTATTATTTCCGGCGGAATGGGTGGAGGAGCAATTGAGATATTTAACGAAAAGGGTATCGAGGTTATAACCGGAGCATCAGGAGATGCTGAAACAGTTGTGCAAAATTACTTACAGGGCAGCCTGAAATCTACAGGATCAGTTTGTCATGAACATCAGCATGCCGATGAATGCGGACATTAA
- a CDS encoding MBL fold metallo-hydrolase, giving the protein MKIHILTDNRTSKRGFLAEHGLSVYIEHKQTNILFDTGQSNVYCNNAVKMNIDLRETDFIVLSHGHYDHGAGLVYFPEIKKKINIYAHEDCFINRYAINQDGVSFREIGIPWNPDDREALKSNIVFTRETYQLAPDVYICGEIPRTHDFEEIPEGFFVGDADNKHQDMIKDEQMLVIRTKKGLCIFLGCSHPGIINCLTYVLKLFPGEKIDTVVGGMHLNSASQLKVEKTVQSLIDLNIRQIVPLHCTGIYAIAEMKRIMGRGCLPLCAGDTIEI; this is encoded by the coding sequence ATGAAAATCCATATCCTTACGGATAACAGAACAAGTAAAAGGGGTTTTCTGGCTGAACACGGCTTGTCTGTTTATATTGAACATAAGCAGACAAATATATTGTTTGATACGGGACAATCCAATGTTTATTGCAATAATGCGGTTAAAATGAACATTGATTTAAGAGAAACGGATTTTATTGTGCTAAGTCATGGGCATTATGATCACGGGGCTGGATTAGTTTATTTTCCGGAAATAAAAAAGAAAATTAATATATACGCTCATGAAGATTGTTTTATTAACCGTTATGCGATTAACCAAGATGGAGTAAGCTTCAGAGAAATCGGGATACCATGGAACCCGGATGACAGAGAAGCATTAAAAAGTAATATTGTGTTTACGCGTGAAACTTATCAACTTGCTCCTGACGTATATATTTGCGGAGAAATTCCAAGAACTCATGATTTTGAAGAGATACCTGAAGGATTCTTTGTGGGTGATGCAGACAATAAACATCAAGATATGATTAAGGATGAGCAAATGCTCGTTATTCGAACCAAAAAGGGACTATGTATATTTTTGGGGTGCAGTCATCCCGGAATTATTAATTGCTTAACCTACGTGCTAAAACTATTTCCGGGTGAGAAAATTGATACTGTTGTGGGAGGCATGCATTTAAATAGTGCGAGTCAGCTGAAAGTAGAAAAGACTGTACAGAGCTTGATAGATTTAAATATACGCCAAATCGTTCCACTTCACTGTACGGGGATTTATGCCATTGCGGAAATGAAGCGGATTATGGGCAGAGGATGTCTTCCCCTTTGTGCCGGAGATACAATTGAAATATAA
- a CDS encoding 4Fe-4S binding protein, with protein sequence MKIAVLSGKGGTGKTFVSVNLACAAESAAQSNLNSVYVDCDVEEPNGNLFLKPTNIKKSGVNVTVPVVDNTKCTGCRKCSDFCKYNALAYVKDRLLIFNEVCHSCGGCIIFCPQKALKERQREIGVIEEGISGKTTVFSGNLNTGEVSGVPIIKELLPKLPDNGSVIIDCPPGSACTVMESIRQVDYCLLVAEPTLFGVHNLSMVYELFKLLKKPFGVVLNKCLADEENPSEQFCKENRITIIEKIPYDKEIGRLNSQGLVAVRENGTYKELFERILDKLVKESLQ encoded by the coding sequence TTGAAAATTGCTGTACTCAGTGGCAAGGGTGGAACCGGAAAAACTTTTGTGTCGGTTAATCTTGCCTGTGCTGCTGAATCGGCAGCACAGTCCAATTTGAATTCAGTATATGTAGATTGTGATGTGGAAGAGCCAAACGGCAACCTGTTTCTAAAGCCGACTAATATAAAAAAAAGTGGTGTTAATGTGACAGTCCCGGTTGTTGATAATACTAAATGTACAGGGTGCAGAAAATGTTCTGATTTTTGTAAGTATAACGCTCTTGCTTACGTTAAGGACAGACTATTGATTTTTAATGAAGTGTGCCATTCCTGTGGAGGTTGTATAATATTTTGTCCTCAAAAAGCTTTAAAGGAAAGGCAAAGGGAAATAGGGGTTATTGAAGAGGGCATATCAGGTAAAACAACAGTGTTTTCAGGTAATCTCAACACAGGTGAAGTTTCGGGAGTTCCAATAATAAAAGAGTTACTCCCAAAATTGCCTGATAACGGAAGTGTTATTATTGATTGTCCTCCTGGCAGTGCCTGTACCGTTATGGAAAGTATCCGACAGGTTGATTATTGCTTGTTGGTTGCAGAACCGACACTTTTTGGAGTTCATAATCTTTCAATGGTCTATGAGCTTTTTAAGCTTTTAAAGAAACCATTTGGAGTAGTTTTGAACAAATGTCTTGCTGATGAAGAAAATCCTTCTGAGCAATTCTGCAAAGAAAACCGGATTACAATTATCGAAAAGATTCCTTATGACAAGGAAATTGGCAGACTGAATTCCCAGGGATTGGTAGCCGTACGTGAAAACGGAACATATAAAGAACTGTTTGAAAGAATTCTTGATAAACTGGTGAAGGAGAGCCTGCAATGA